The proteins below come from a single Thermofilaceae archaeon genomic window:
- a CDS encoding DUF2284 domain-containing protein: MAEHLRSDKAKLERDLEELRRLAVKLGAEDARPIQASAVVVRDWVRWKCRFGCGEYGRRLTCPPFSPTPEETRRVLSEYGVGLIVRFGPCLEAGYDEGVNVHEVMFQLEREAFLMGYYAAFSLACGPCPYCEECNVKEGVCRNPERARPSMEACGIDVYATARNAGYELKVVTSYEQRPTFFGLLLLT, translated from the coding sequence ATGGCGGAGCACTTGCGATCCGACAAAGCGAAACTGGAGCGGGACTTGGAGGAGTTAAGGAGGCTAGCTGTCAAGCTGGGCGCTGAGGACGCCAGGCCGATACAGGCCAGCGCAGTGGTCGTGAGGGACTGGGTGCGCTGGAAGTGCCGGTTCGGCTGCGGCGAGTACGGTAGGAGGCTGACGTGCCCACCCTTCAGCCCGACGCCAGAGGAGACTAGGAGGGTGCTCAGCGAGTACGGGGTCGGCTTAATCGTGAGGTTCGGTCCCTGCTTGGAGGCTGGGTACGACGAGGGCGTCAACGTGCACGAGGTCATGTTCCAGCTGGAGCGGGAAGCATTCCTCATGGGCTACTACGCCGCCTTCTCGCTGGCATGCGGCCCCTGCCCGTACTGCGAGGAGTGCAACGTTAAGGAGGGGGTTTGCCGGAACCCGGAGCGCGCCAGGCCCTCGATGGAGGCCTGCGGCATCGACGTCTACGCGACAGCGAGGAACGCGGGCTACGAGCTTAAGGTCGTCACCTCCTACGAGCAGCGGCCAACCTTCTTTGGGCTCCTACTCCTAACGTAG